A genomic window from Lutra lutra chromosome 17, mLutLut1.2, whole genome shotgun sequence includes:
- the NQO1 gene encoding NAD(P)H dehydrogenase [quinone] 1 isoform X2 — MARRALIVLAHAEKTSFNYAMKEAAVEALKRKGWEVTVSDLYAMNFNPVISRKDITGTLKDPGNFQYPAESVLAYKEGRLSPDIVAEQKKLEAADLVIFQFPLQWFGVPAILKGWFERVLIGEFAYTYAAMYDKGPFRNKKTVLSITTGGSGSMYSLQGVHGDMNIILWPIQSGTLHFCGFQVLEPQLTYSIGHTPVDARIQILEGWKKRLENIWDETPLYFAPSSLFDLTFQAGFLMKKEVQDEQKNEKFGLSVGHHLGKSIPTDNQIKARK; from the exons ATGG CCAGAAGAGCACTGATCGTCCTGGCCCACGCAGAGAAGACATCCTTCAACTATGCCATGAAGGAGGCTGCGGTGGAGGCCTTGAAAAGGAAAGGATGGGAGGTCACTGTGTCGGACCTATACGCCATGAACTTCAATCCCGTCATCTCCAGAAAGGACATCACGG GCACACTGAAGGACCCAGGGAACTTTCAGTATCCTGCCGAGTCTGTTCTAGCTTATAAGGAAGGCCGTCTGAGCCCGGATATTGTGGCGGAACAAAAGAAGCTGGAAGCCGCGGACCTTGTGATTTTTCAG TTCCCACTGCAGTGGTTTGGAGTCCCTGCCATCCTGAAAGGCTGGTTCGAGCGAGTGCTCATAGGGGAGTTTGCTTACACATATGCTGCCATGTATGACAAGGGACCTTTCCGG AATAAGAAGACCGTGCTTTCCATTACCACTGGTGGCAGCGGCTCCATGTACTCTCTGCAGGGTGTCCACGGAGACATGAATATCATTCTCTGGCCAATTCAG AGTGGCACTCTCCATTTCTGTGGCTTCCAAGTCTTGGAACCTCAACTGACATACAGCATTGGGCACACTCCTGTGGATGCCCGAATTCAAATCTTGGAAGGATGGAAGAAACGCCTGGAGAATATCTGGGATGAGACTCCACTCTATTTTGCTCCAAGTAGCCTCTTTGACTTAACCTTCCAGGCAGGATTCTTGATGAAAAAGGAAGTGCAGGatgagcagaaaaatgaaaaatttggcCTTTCTGTGGGCCATCATTTGGGCAAGTCCATCCCAACTGACAACCAGATCAAAGCCAGAAAATGA